A part of Melittangium boletus DSM 14713 genomic DNA contains:
- the zwf gene encoding glucose-6-phosphate dehydrogenase, translating into MAQETHSDALVFFGATGDLAYKQIFPSLLALVARDGLSVPIIGVAKAGWNLDQLKERARASIREHGQAHDEDSLQRLFQLLRYVDGDYRDPGTFNAVKKELGQAQRPLHYLAIPPSLFGTVVEGLSKAECLSQARVVVEKPFGRDLASARALNETLHRFLPESSIFRIDHFLGKEPVQNLLFFRFANVFLEPIWNRQHVRSVQVTLAESFGIKGRGAFYEEVGAVRDVLQNHLLQIVALLTMDAPFCSSAEALRDEKARVFKAMRSLSPDSVVRGQFRGYRQVPGVAPDSRVETFAAVRLFIDSWRWADVPFYIRAGKCLPTDATEVFVELNHPPRPIFEAPTQASPNFVRFRLGPDVRISIGARAKKPGTSMEGEDVDLVASQHSAAAMKPYERLLGDAMRGDISLFARQESVEEAWRVVDPILHDGQVHEYEPGTWGPREADVLAPQGAWRTVLADSGGVQVVRDARDEAHRSDEALPEGAQRLKPAAR; encoded by the coding sequence ATGGCTCAGGAAACTCACTCGGATGCCCTCGTCTTCTTCGGTGCCACGGGAGACCTCGCCTACAAGCAGATCTTCCCCTCGCTCCTGGCGCTGGTGGCGCGCGACGGTCTGTCCGTGCCCATCATCGGCGTGGCCAAGGCGGGTTGGAACCTGGACCAGCTCAAGGAGCGCGCCCGCGCCAGCATCCGTGAGCATGGGCAGGCGCATGACGAGGACTCCCTCCAGCGCTTGTTCCAGCTGCTGCGCTACGTGGACGGGGACTACCGGGACCCGGGCACCTTCAACGCGGTGAAGAAGGAGCTGGGCCAGGCCCAGCGGCCCCTGCACTACCTGGCCATCCCCCCGAGTCTCTTCGGCACCGTGGTGGAGGGCCTGTCGAAGGCGGAGTGTCTGTCCCAGGCGCGCGTGGTGGTGGAGAAGCCCTTCGGACGGGATCTGGCCTCGGCGCGCGCGCTCAACGAGACGCTCCACCGCTTCCTGCCCGAGTCCTCCATCTTCCGCATCGATCACTTCCTCGGGAAGGAGCCGGTGCAGAACCTGCTCTTCTTCCGCTTCGCCAACGTGTTCCTCGAGCCCATCTGGAACCGGCAGCACGTGCGGAGCGTGCAGGTGACGCTCGCGGAGAGCTTCGGCATCAAGGGCCGGGGCGCCTTCTACGAGGAGGTGGGCGCCGTGCGCGACGTGCTGCAGAACCACCTGCTGCAGATCGTGGCGCTGCTCACCATGGACGCTCCGTTCTGCTCGTCCGCCGAGGCCCTGCGCGACGAGAAGGCGCGCGTCTTCAAGGCCATGCGCTCGCTCTCGCCCGACAGCGTGGTGCGCGGCCAGTTCCGCGGCTACCGCCAGGTGCCCGGCGTGGCCCCGGACTCCCGGGTGGAGACGTTCGCCGCGGTGCGGCTCTTCATCGACTCGTGGCGCTGGGCGGACGTGCCCTTCTACATCCGCGCCGGCAAGTGCCTGCCCACCGATGCCACCGAGGTGTTCGTGGAGCTCAACCACCCGCCCCGGCCCATCTTCGAGGCGCCCACCCAGGCCTCCCCCAACTTCGTGCGCTTCCGGCTCGGGCCGGATGTGCGCATCTCCATTGGCGCCCGCGCCAAGAAGCCCGGCACCAGCATGGAGGGCGAGGACGTGGACCTGGTGGCCAGTCAGCACTCGGCCGCGGCGATGAAGCCCTACGAGCGGCTGCTCGGAGACGCCATGCGGGGGGACATCTCGCTCTTCGCACGCCAGGAGAGCGTGGAGGAGGCGTGGCGGGTGGTGGACCCCATCCTCCATGACGGCCAGGTGCACGAGTACGAGCCCGGGACGTGGGGCCCTCGCGAGGCCGACGTGCTCGCGCCCCAGGGCGCCTGGCGCACCGTGCTCGCCGATTCCGGCGGCGTCCAGGTGGTGCGGGACGCGCGGGACGAGGCGCACCGGAGCGACGAGGCCCTTCCCGAGGGCGCCCAGCGGCTCAAGCCCGCCGCGCGGTGA
- the gnd gene encoding phosphogluconate dehydrogenase (NAD(+)-dependent, decarboxylating), whose product MIGLGRMGAAMVRRLLKAGHSCVVHDTRRESVDSLQKDGAQGAHSLEELVRRLPAPRAVWLMLPAGVVDGTLTKLTALLEAGDTVIEGGNSHYRDDLRRSAELRARGIHYVDAGVSGGVWGQTRGYCLMIGGEQEAVGRLEPVFSALAPGVEAEPRTPGREGPPTPAEQGWLHCGPNGAGHFVKMVHNGIEYALMAAYAEGLNILHHANVGKHPPTADAETAPLREPEAYPYDFNLAEVTELWRRGSVIGSWLLDLSAQALFKNPELSDFSGRVSDSGEGRWTQQAAIDEGVPTPVLASALYSRFTSQGEAEFSNKLLSAMRFAFGGHLEKKMKGGG is encoded by the coding sequence ATGATTGGGTTGGGCCGGATGGGGGCCGCCATGGTGCGCCGTCTGCTCAAGGCCGGGCATTCGTGTGTCGTGCATGACACGCGCCGCGAGAGCGTCGACTCGCTCCAGAAGGACGGCGCCCAGGGGGCCCACTCCCTGGAGGAGCTGGTGCGGCGGCTGCCCGCCCCGCGCGCGGTGTGGTTGATGCTGCCCGCGGGCGTGGTGGACGGCACGTTGACGAAGCTGACGGCCCTGCTCGAGGCCGGGGACACCGTCATCGAGGGCGGCAACTCCCATTACCGGGATGACCTGCGCCGCTCGGCGGAGCTGCGCGCCCGGGGCATCCATTATGTGGACGCGGGCGTGAGTGGCGGGGTGTGGGGCCAGACGCGCGGCTACTGTCTGATGATTGGCGGTGAGCAGGAGGCCGTGGGCCGCCTGGAGCCCGTCTTCTCCGCCCTGGCGCCGGGCGTGGAGGCCGAGCCCCGGACCCCGGGCCGCGAGGGGCCTCCGACTCCCGCCGAGCAGGGCTGGCTGCACTGCGGCCCCAATGGCGCGGGCCACTTCGTGAAGATGGTGCACAACGGCATCGAGTACGCCCTCATGGCCGCCTACGCCGAGGGGCTCAACATCCTGCACCACGCGAACGTGGGGAAGCACCCGCCCACCGCCGACGCGGAGACGGCGCCCCTGCGCGAGCCCGAGGCCTATCCGTATGACTTCAACCTGGCCGAGGTGACCGAGTTGTGGCGGCGCGGCAGCGTCATCGGCTCGTGGTTGTTGGATTTGTCGGCCCAGGCCTTGTTCAAGAATCCGGAGCTGAGTGACTTCTCCGGCCGCGTGTCCGACTCGGGCGAGGGCCGCTGGACGCAGCAGGCCGCCATCGACGAGGGCGTTCCCACGCCCGTGCTCGCCAGTGCTCTGTACTCGCGCTTCACCAGCCAGGGCGAGGCCGAGTTCTCCAACAAGTTGCTCTCCGCCATGCGCTTCGCGTTCGGCGGCCACCTGGAGAAGAAGATGAAGGGAGGCGGGTGA